In a genomic window of Ignavibacteria bacterium:
- the rpoB gene encoding DNA-directed RNA polymerase subunit beta, giving the protein MKTPNINTSNRITFSRIPDIIQSPDLLNVQVESWETFLQDNVSPSRRKKVGLQEVFLANFPIVDVRESIALEFIEYYIDRPRATIQECQERGLSHTFQLKAKLRLVPLTDEAREVLDTVEQEVYLGNIPAMTFRGTFIINGTERVIVSQLHRSPGVFYSETIHPNGVPIFSARIIPFRGAWVEFTTDINNMMFVYIDKKKKFLVTTLLRALGYSSDDEILQLFDLVEEVDVRKVDLKQYIGRTVCSDVIDRKTGEILMTKDTQLTEDLLEGISKSSLKNIAFFKSDSGQMSLIANTILKDPVRSEEDALAAMYQQLRSIEAPDSATARNLVEKLFFNPKRYDLGEVGRFRLNQRLGKKTHADTTTLTKEDIIAIIKYLIELQEGKKPIDDIDHLGNRRVRTVGEQVAQQINIGIARMARTIREKMNLREKETLTPQALVNARAITSVVNSFFGTNQMSQFMDQTNPLAEITHKRRMSALGPGGLTRERAGFEVRDVHYTHYGRLCPIETPEGPNIGLISSLCVYAKVNDMGFIETPYRKVSAAKVSEEIEYLSADKEDTFTIAQANEELDNRGKFVNERVRARLRGDFPSAVPDEVQYMDVAPSQIVSGAAALIPFLEHDDANRALMGSNMQRQAVPLLRTESPIVGTGFEQKLARDARTMIVAERNGAVVEVDSEKIVVEYDIDERTQESLLSFEDLKLKEYALMKFFRTNQDTCINQLPLVSVGQRIKKGDVLADGCATDSGELALGRNILVAFMPWNGYNFEDAIVVSERLVSEDVFTSIHIEEFELQVRDTKRGEEEFTREIPNVSEEATKDLDENGLIRVGAEVREGDILIGKITPKAETESSPEEKLLRAIFGEKAGDVKDASYKAPPGMKGVVIGSKLFGRKKRDPDTKQEDKKRLDGLDRTLDDKLRKTYEKLQSKLGALLDGEKSIGVRTLEGDIVFRSGKQFAEDSFIGMDNLESMDYNLEWVEDKKKNQLLTRLYENYFKKINDLKSQHKHDRTQIILGDDLPPGIVQLAKVNVAKKRKLSVGDKMAGRHGNKGVVAKVVPQEDMPFLADGTPVDMVLNPLGVPSRMNLGQLFETALGWAGKKLGVQYATPIFDGATWEDVKNELKKAGLNENSKAVLYDGRTGEPFDQEVTVGEIYMLKLSHLVDDKIHARSIGPYSLITQQPLGGKAQFGGQRFGEMEVWALEAYGATHVLQEMLTVKSDDVSGRAKIYESLVKGENFLDSNVPESFNVLVKELQGLGLDIKVE; this is encoded by the coding sequence TTGAAAACCCCCAATATCAACACAAGCAACAGAATTACTTTTTCACGGATTCCCGATATCATCCAAAGTCCCGATTTGCTCAATGTGCAAGTTGAATCGTGGGAAACATTTTTACAAGATAATGTTTCTCCCTCGAGACGTAAGAAAGTTGGATTGCAGGAAGTATTTCTTGCAAACTTTCCTATCGTGGATGTTCGTGAAAGTATTGCGCTGGAGTTTATCGAATATTACATAGACCGTCCGCGCGCAACAATTCAAGAATGTCAGGAACGCGGACTGAGTCATACGTTTCAGTTGAAAGCAAAATTGCGACTTGTTCCATTGACCGACGAAGCGCGCGAAGTGCTTGATACGGTCGAGCAAGAAGTCTATCTCGGAAATATTCCTGCAATGACGTTTCGCGGAACATTTATTATCAACGGAACTGAACGCGTTATTGTTTCGCAATTGCATCGTTCTCCCGGAGTTTTCTACAGCGAAACAATTCATCCCAATGGCGTACCAATTTTTTCAGCGCGCATCATTCCTTTCCGCGGCGCATGGGTAGAATTTACTACAGACATCAATAATATGATGTTTGTGTACATTGATAAAAAGAAAAAATTTCTTGTAACAACGCTTCTTCGCGCATTAGGATATTCATCCGACGACGAAATTTTGCAACTCTTTGACCTTGTTGAAGAAGTTGACGTTCGCAAGGTTGATTTGAAGCAATACATCGGTCGAACGGTTTGCAGCGATGTCATTGATAGAAAAACGGGAGAAATCCTGATGACAAAAGATACGCAACTAACGGAAGATTTGCTGGAAGGCATTTCAAAATCGTCGTTGAAAAACATTGCATTTTTCAAAAGCGATTCCGGACAAATGTCATTGATAGCAAATACCATTTTGAAAGACCCTGTGCGTTCAGAAGAAGATGCATTGGCGGCGATGTATCAACAATTGCGTTCGATAGAAGCGCCAGATTCGGCAACAGCGCGCAATTTAGTCGAAAAATTATTTTTTAACCCCAAGCGATACGACCTTGGAGAAGTTGGACGATTCCGATTAAACCAACGTTTGGGAAAGAAAACTCATGCCGACACAACAACGCTTACGAAAGAAGATATTATTGCCATTATCAAATACTTAATTGAGTTGCAAGAAGGCAAAAAACCTATTGACGATATTGACCATCTTGGAAACCGTCGCGTAAGAACAGTGGGCGAACAAGTTGCGCAACAAATCAACATTGGCATTGCGAGAATGGCGCGTACGATTCGTGAGAAAATGAATCTGCGGGAAAAAGAAACATTAACACCGCAAGCGTTAGTCAATGCGCGAGCAATTACCAGTGTTGTCAATTCATTCTTTGGCACTAATCAGATGTCGCAATTTATGGACCAAACAAATCCGCTCGCGGAAATTACCCACAAACGTCGTATGTCTGCATTAGGTCCCGGAGGATTAACAAGAGAGCGTGCCGGATTTGAAGTTCGCGATGTTCACTATACTCACTACGGTCGCCTTTGTCCGATAGAAACTCCCGAAGGTCCTAACATCGGATTGATATCTTCCTTATGCGTTTATGCAAAAGTGAATGATATGGGATTTATAGAAACGCCGTATCGAAAAGTTTCCGCCGCAAAAGTATCGGAAGAAATCGAATATTTGTCCGCAGATAAAGAAGATACATTCACGATAGCGCAAGCGAACGAAGAACTTGATAACCGAGGAAAGTTTGTGAATGAACGTGTACGTGCGAGATTACGTGGAGATTTCCCGTCAGCAGTACCTGATGAGGTTCAATATATGGACGTTGCTCCAAGTCAAATTGTTTCCGGCGCAGCAGCACTTATCCCATTTCTGGAACACGATGACGCTAACCGCGCATTAATGGGTTCCAATATGCAACGTCAAGCGGTTCCTCTGTTGCGAACAGAATCGCCGATTGTTGGAACAGGATTCGAACAGAAACTTGCGCGTGATGCACGAACAATGATTGTTGCGGAACGGAATGGAGCAGTTGTCGAAGTTGATTCGGAAAAAATTGTTGTCGAATACGATATAGATGAACGCACGCAAGAGTCATTGTTGAGTTTTGAAGATTTAAAGCTCAAGGAATACGCGTTGATGAAATTTTTCCGAACAAATCAAGACACATGCATCAATCAACTTCCTTTGGTTTCCGTTGGACAACGGATTAAAAAAGGAGATGTGCTTGCTGACGGTTGTGCAACAGATAGTGGCGAACTTGCGTTGGGACGCAATATCCTTGTTGCGTTTATGCCGTGGAACGGTTACAACTTTGAAGATGCAATTGTTGTAAGCGAACGTCTTGTATCGGAAGACGTATTCACCTCGATTCATATTGAGGAGTTTGAATTACAGGTGCGCGACACAAAACGCGGCGAAGAAGAGTTTACCCGTGAAATACCGAACGTCAGCGAAGAAGCAACAAAAGACCTTGATGAAAACGGATTGATTCGTGTTGGTGCGGAAGTGCGCGAAGGAGATATTCTCATTGGAAAAATAACACCCAAAGCAGAAACAGAATCTTCGCCCGAAGAAAAATTGTTGCGAGCAATATTCGGAGAAAAAGCCGGGGATGTCAAAGACGCATCGTATAAAGCGCCGCCGGGAATGAAAGGCGTTGTTATCGGTTCAAAATTATTCGGCAGAAAAAAGAGAGACCCCGATACCAAACAAGAAGATAAAAAGAGACTCGACGGGTTAGATAGAACGTTAGATGACAAATTGCGAAAAACGTACGAAAAGTTACAAAGTAAACTTGGAGCGCTTCTCGATGGAGAAAAATCCATCGGAGTTCGTACGCTTGAAGGCGATATTGTTTTCAGAAGCGGAAAGCAATTTGCCGAAGATTCATTTATCGGAATGGATAATCTCGAATCAATGGATTACAATCTGGAATGGGTTGAAGATAAAAAGAAAAATCAACTGTTAACAAGATTGTATGAGAATTATTTTAAGAAAATCAACGACTTAAAATCGCAGCACAAACACGACCGAACGCAAATAATTCTTGGAGATGATTTGCCGCCGGGAATTGTTCAACTTGCAAAAGTGAACGTTGCAAAAAAACGTAAATTATCTGTTGGTGATAAAATGGCTGGTCGTCACGGTAATAAAGGAGTAGTTGCAAAAGTAGTTCCGCAAGAAGATATGCCGTTTCTTGCAGACGGAACTCCCGTAGATATGGTATTGAACCCGCTTGGTGTTCCATCTCGTATGAATCTTGGACAATTATTTGAAACCGCGCTTGGATGGGCGGGCAAGAAACTTGGAGTACAATACGCAACGCCAATTTTTGACGGAGCAACATGGGAAGACGTTAAAAATGAATTAAAAAAAGCGGGACTCAACGAAAATTCTAAAGCAGTACTTTATGACGGAAGAACGGGAGAGCCGTTTGATCAAGAGGTTACCGTTGGAGAAATTTATATGTTGAAACTTTCGCATTTGGTTGATGATAAAATTCACGCACGTTCGATTGGACCATATTCATTGATTACTCAACAACCGCTTGGCGGGAAAGCGCAATTTGGCGGTCAACGATTTGGAGAAATGGAAGTGTGGGCACTCGAAGCGTATGGAGCGACGCATGTGTTGCAAGAAATGCTCACGGTGAAATCCGATGACGTTTCTGGACGCGCGAAAATTTATGAGTCGCTTGTGAAAGGAGAAAATTTCCTCGATTCGAATGTTCCCGAATCGTTTAACGTATTAGTAAAAGAGTTACAAGGACTCGGATTAGATATTAAAGTCGAATAA